A genomic stretch from Chitinophaga agri includes:
- a CDS encoding alpha/beta fold hydrolase, protein MDKHLYLLSGMGADERIFKHLSFPAAYTVHYLDWLTPVPEETFPEYAARMAARIEHEDVTLVGVSFGGMLAVEIARQRPVSKVILISSIKNTGERPPYLGWVRRTGLLALLRLPDAIIFTRRKGVVKLFLNAETAEEMELLSDYMKKTSYGYLRWGIRVVVNWANDFMPASIVHIHGGRDRTFPLRFIKADYTIPDGGHFMVYNRAPQINEILRKELV, encoded by the coding sequence ATGGACAAGCACCTATACCTGCTCAGCGGAATGGGAGCAGACGAACGGATCTTCAAACACCTTAGTTTCCCCGCAGCTTATACCGTACATTATCTTGACTGGTTAACACCTGTACCGGAGGAGACATTTCCGGAATATGCCGCCCGTATGGCTGCCAGGATCGAACACGAGGATGTGACACTGGTAGGTGTCTCCTTTGGGGGAATGCTGGCAGTGGAGATAGCCCGTCAGCGCCCGGTCAGTAAAGTGATCCTGATCAGCAGTATCAAGAATACCGGAGAGCGTCCGCCATATCTGGGCTGGGTGCGGAGAACCGGTTTACTGGCATTGCTCCGGTTACCGGATGCGATCATTTTTACCCGCCGGAAAGGTGTGGTGAAGCTGTTCCTGAATGCAGAAACAGCAGAAGAAATGGAGCTGTTGTCGGACTATATGAAGAAAACCTCCTACGGTTACCTGCGCTGGGGGATAAGGGTGGTCGTGAACTGGGCCAATGATTTTATGCCGGCTTCTATTGTACATATTCATGGTGGCAGGGACAGGACTTTCCCGCTCCGTTTTATCAAGGCTGATTATACTATTCCCGATGGGGGGCATTTTATGGTGTATAACCGTGCGCCTCAGATCAATGAAATACTGCGAAAGGAGCTGGTATAA
- a CDS encoding sigma-54-dependent transcriptional regulator: protein MASILIIDDEKSIRKTLSEILSYEGYKVEEAADGAEGFKLFKDKQYDAVLCDIKMPKMDGLEFLEKAREINTDVPIIMVSGHGNIDTAVDAVKKGAYDYISKPPDLNRLLITLRNAMDKSNLVTETKTLRRKVNKTQEMIGTSAPILKIKETIEKVAATDARVLVTGENGVGKELVARWLHELSNRAAGPIVEVNCAAIPSELIESELFGHEKGSFTSAVKQRIGKFEQANGGTLFLDEIGDMSLSAQAKVLRALQEGKITRVGGDKEISVDVRVVAATNKDLLKEVEDKNFRLDLYHRLSVILIHVPSLNDRRDDIPALVEHFLESACQEYGMARKTVDKEAMKALQQHNWSGNIRELGNVVARLVILSGKTITAEDVFDYVLPARDKKKMNA, encoded by the coding sequence ATGGCCAGCATTCTGATAATTGATGATGAGAAAAGCATACGTAAAACGCTATCTGAAATTCTGAGTTATGAAGGGTATAAGGTAGAGGAAGCAGCTGATGGTGCGGAAGGATTTAAGCTGTTCAAGGATAAGCAGTATGACGCTGTGCTCTGCGATATTAAAATGCCCAAAATGGATGGGCTGGAATTTCTGGAGAAGGCCAGAGAGATCAATACCGATGTGCCTATCATCATGGTATCAGGCCACGGTAATATTGACACAGCGGTAGATGCCGTGAAGAAAGGAGCTTATGATTATATCTCTAAACCACCAGATCTTAACAGACTGCTGATCACCCTGCGTAATGCGATGGACAAGAGCAACCTGGTTACTGAAACCAAGACGCTGCGCCGTAAAGTGAACAAGACACAGGAAATGATCGGGACGTCAGCGCCTATTCTGAAGATAAAGGAGACCATTGAAAAGGTGGCCGCTACGGATGCCCGTGTATTGGTGACAGGTGAGAACGGGGTGGGTAAAGAGCTGGTAGCCCGCTGGTTACATGAGCTGAGCAACCGTGCAGCCGGTCCTATTGTAGAAGTGAACTGTGCCGCAATACCTAGTGAACTAATTGAAAGTGAACTGTTTGGTCATGAGAAAGGTTCCTTTACATCCGCAGTAAAACAACGTATCGGTAAGTTCGAACAGGCGAATGGTGGTACACTGTTCCTGGACGAAATAGGTGATATGAGCCTTAGTGCGCAAGCCAAGGTGTTAAGGGCATTACAGGAAGGTAAGATCACCCGGGTTGGGGGCGATAAAGAGATCAGCGTGGATGTACGTGTGGTAGCAGCTACCAACAAAGACCTGCTGAAAGAAGTGGAGGACAAGAACTTCCGTCTTGACCTGTACCATCGTCTCAGTGTGATCCTGATCCATGTACCCTCACTGAATGATCGCCGTGATGATATTCCTGCCCTGGTAGAGCACTTCCTGGAAAGTGCCTGTCAGGAATACGGCATGGCCAGGAAGACAGTAGATAAGGAGGCCATGAAGGCATTACAGCAACATAACTGGTCTGGTAATATCCGCGAACTGGGTAACGTGGTAGCCCGCCTGGTCATCCTCTCCGGTAAGACCATCACTGCCGAGGATGTATTTGACTATGTATTGCCTGCAAGGGACAAGAAGAAAATGAACGCTTAA
- the lepB gene encoding signal peptidase I produces MNLAFWRRNKEGQPKKKKSAIREWFDAAIFAIIAATLIRTFIFEAYTIPTPSMEKTLLVNDFLFVSKISYGPRVPMTPLAVPFTHHTLPFTRYSKAYSEAVQWKYRRLPGFSDVERYDVVVFNFPEGDTVALEQQEQSYYQLVRNNGRENVWAQNHVTSRPVDKRENYIKRCMAIPGDTLSIRDGVVFINGSQAPIPPESERRYIVTTSGEQLNPVRLDELNMDTNPMGGEFEAGRFLYDLTPGVANLLKTWPVVKGVEPFVNPSKQLLSVFPHDTAHYKWTEHNFGPLYIPKKGVTVQLDSTNIAFYDRIISVYEGNTLEGKNGQFYINGKPSSSYTFKMNYYWMMGDNRDNSLDSRFWGFVPEDHIVGKAWLIWMSYGHGSIRWNRLFKTIK; encoded by the coding sequence ATGAACCTGGCTTTTTGGAGAAGAAATAAAGAGGGTCAGCCAAAGAAGAAGAAATCTGCTATAAGAGAGTGGTTTGATGCTGCGATATTCGCCATCATCGCTGCTACTTTGATACGCACTTTTATTTTTGAGGCGTACACTATCCCAACCCCATCTATGGAAAAGACCTTACTGGTGAACGATTTTCTGTTCGTTAGTAAGATCAGTTATGGTCCACGTGTTCCTATGACGCCGCTGGCTGTGCCTTTTACCCATCATACACTGCCTTTTACCAGGTATAGTAAGGCATATTCTGAAGCAGTACAGTGGAAATACAGACGTCTGCCAGGTTTTTCAGATGTGGAACGTTATGATGTTGTTGTATTTAACTTCCCCGAAGGTGATACAGTAGCACTGGAACAACAGGAGCAGAGCTACTACCAGCTGGTAAGAAATAATGGACGTGAGAACGTATGGGCGCAGAACCATGTGACATCCCGTCCTGTAGATAAACGTGAGAATTATATTAAGCGTTGTATGGCTATTCCGGGTGATACCCTGTCTATCAGAGATGGAGTGGTATTCATCAATGGTTCACAGGCGCCGATCCCTCCTGAGAGTGAGCGTCGTTATATTGTAACGACTTCTGGTGAGCAGCTGAATCCTGTTCGTCTGGATGAGCTGAATATGGATACGAACCCAATGGGAGGCGAGTTTGAAGCCGGCCGTTTCCTGTATGACCTCACGCCGGGAGTAGCTAACCTGTTAAAAACATGGCCGGTAGTAAAAGGTGTTGAGCCTTTTGTAAACCCATCTAAACAGTTGCTGAGTGTATTCCCGCATGATACCGCGCATTACAAATGGACAGAGCATAACTTCGGTCCGCTGTATATTCCGAAGAAAGGAGTGACTGTTCAGCTGGATAGCACCAATATTGCTTTCTACGATCGTATCATCAGCGTATATGAAGGCAATACACTGGAAGGTAAAAATGGTCAGTTCTATATCAATGGCAAGCCGTCAAGCAGCTATACCTTCAAAATGAACTACTACTGGATGATGGGTGATAACCGTGACAACTCACTGGATTCCCGTTTCTGGGGTTTTGTTCCTGAAGATCATATCGTAGGTAAAGCATGGCTGATATGGATGAGTTATGGCCACGGAAGCATCCGTTGGAACAGACTGTTCAAGACAATCAAATAA